Genomic DNA from Geitlerinema sp. PCC 9228:
ATTTTACCAATTATTTCAACAATTCCCCGAAAGTTTCTTTGAAATGATTGGTTCAGCCAGTCAAGCCGAGAACTATAGATTCGACGCCATCGAAGTCAAAGAAGTCGCCTTTCGCATGGATGGTGCCTTTCTCCCCAAAGACAACGCCATCGATTCTCCCATCTACTTCATCGAGGTTCAATTCAAAAACCAAATTTACGCGCGTCTACTTTCCGAAATCTTCATCTTCCTACGCCGCCACCATCCCCAACAACTGTGGCAAGCAGTCGTCATCTCCCAGCCGCAGCTAAAACTTCACCTAAAGGGAAGCACAACCCTATACTTCCATACTCAACTCTGAGCTGATACAACGACTTAAGGAAAACTCGTTTTGCAAAAAAAATAAAAGCTGAAGGGAGATTAGAAAACCAGAGGAAAGTTATCTTCAATTTATTCAACCGTAATTTCCCCTGGGCAGAAATTGCTGAAATCGTCAATTAATCGTAGAAGAAATCCAGCAAATTATCGCACCACCTGCTAGCGATCGTGAATTGACCTGAAAAGCGAGGTTCTGGGCATAACTTACAACGTATCCCATGCCCAAATAGCTATTGCCAACCATGACGACATTTCCCAGCTACCACAATTAGCTCCCACAAGCATTACCATAAATACAGACGTTTGTAACCAAAACCACACCATGAGCCAAAATCGAGGAGACACCAACCAAAATGGCAACTTCGGAGTTGGTGTCAATCAAGGAAAAATTAAAGAAAACGCCAAAGCCGCTGGGGTGTACAATGAAGGCGAACAGCCAGATGCTTCCAAAACCCACCAGCCGCCAGTTCGTGCCAAAAGTGCCTGGGCAAATGGATTGTTCTATGTCTTTTTATTTGTTACGGTCGTTATGACCATCAATGTTACCGCTGGCAACCTGCCCTTCCTAGCCTTTGTCCTCACGGTGGTAGCTGGTATATTGTTTGTGCTGTTGGTTGGTGTTCTGCAGTTGCGACAAGATGACAGGCTCTTGGAAAAGAATTTTATCGAACTGGCGAAATTGGTGGTAGAACAGCTACCGTTGGTCGGCAACTTCATCAAACAAATTGCCTCTGGCAAGTCTAAATAGAAATTGCTGAGCCAAATGTGGCTAGAAGAATCTCCCAGCTAGCCAGAAAACCATTAAAATACAAACTATAGTCTAGATTCCCTAAAAATACTCTTATGACAGACGTTCCCGTATCTCGAATTCGTAACTTTTCCATTATTGCCCACATTGACCACGGCAAATCCACGCTTGCCGATCGCCTGTTGCTGAATACCGATACAGTAACAGAGCGCCAAATGAAGGACCAATTTTTGGATACCATGGAGCTAGAGCGGGAACGCGGCATTACCATCAAGCTGCAAGCGGCCCGCATGAATTATAATGCTAAGGATGGCCATCAATATATTCTCAATTTAATTGATACGCCGGGTCACGTGGACTTCTCCTACGAAGTATCGCGATCGCTGGCTGCTTGTGAAGGCGCATTGCTGGTGGTAGATGCCTCACAAGGGGTGGAAGCGCAAACCCTCGCCAATGTGTATTTGGCTTTGGAACACGACTTAGAAATTATCCCAGTTCTTAATAAAATTGACCTACCAGGCGCGGAACCAGAACGGGTCAAAAACGAAATTGAGGAAATTGTGGGTTTAGATTGCAGCAATGCTATCCTCGCTTCCGCCAAAGAAGGCATCGGCATTGAAGAAATTTTAGAAGCCATGGTAGCCCAGGTGCCACCGCCACCGGATAACATGGATAAGCCCCTACGGGCACTGATTTTTGATAGCTATTACGACCTCTATCGCGGTGTTGTTGTCTATTTCCGGGTCATGGATGGTGTGGTCAAA
This window encodes:
- a CDS encoding DUF2887 domain-containing protein — protein: MKTDHSFYQLFQQFPESFFEMIGSASQAENYRFDAIEVKEVAFRMDGAFLPKDNAIDSPIYFIEVQFKNQIYARLLSEIFIFLRRHHPQQLWQAVVISQPQLKLHLKGSTTLYFHTQL